A window from Dysidea avara chromosome 2, odDysAvar1.4, whole genome shotgun sequence encodes these proteins:
- the LOC136248044 gene encoding uncharacterized protein, whose product MRKCISSDFDDSTHRELEATEYDDSTLQDYYDHQTGHNLDGSFHNPIDRHQSCIVLDEAEDNHLANHSDCIDCREPDYHMYYSDDTESDSNDINDTDTNADVHTSEPTVTNLELFEGSSLNTLTSNVLILKYSMKHKLTNDALADLLKLLKLHLPTPNHCAESVYCLRKSLDQFVTGYVHITHYFCSSCTTEVEVNCALCPNSDCEAALVSNDSWSSFIEIPIEQQLKKIIERNYSLIEDTFHKALDHISMDKYTDITSGDLYKNLVSNGIPVFHSSGYSFWPLYLSINELPFKLRFVQENRVFAGLWYGSVKPDMTIFLKPVAKELQKLQQEGIVINQSQLVWKVFLLCFVSDLPAKALVLNFIQFNGYWGCSRCLQKGCRISCDGSSGTIQVYPYIEDDPCGPPRTH is encoded by the exons ATGCGCAAATGCATCTCGAGCGATTTCGATGATAGCACTCATCGAGAGCTCGAGGCTACGGAATATGACGATAGTACATTGCAAGATTATTACGATCATCAGACAGGCCATAACCTTGATGGTAGCTTTCATAATCCGATTGACCGCCATCAAAGCTGCATAGTTTTAGATGAGGCTGAAGATAACCACTTAGCGAACCACTCCGATTGTATAGATTGTAGAGAACCAGACTACCACATGTACTACAGTGATGACACTGAGAGTGACAGTAATGATATCAATGACACTGACACCAATGCTGACGTCCACACATCTGAACCAACAGTAACCAACCTGGAACTATTTGAAGGTTCTTCACTTAATACATTAACAAGCAATGTGCTTATATTGAAATATAGCATGAAACATAAGTTGACTAATGATGCACTAGCAGACTTGTTAAAGTTGCTTAAGCTTCACTTACCTACTCCTAATCATTGTGCAGAGTCAGTGTATTGTTTAAGAAAGTCATTAGATCAATTTGTTACTGGCTATGTACACATAACTCATTACTTTTGCAGCAGCTGCACAACTGAAGTAGAAGTGAATTGTGCACTATGCCCTAATTCTGACTGTGAGGCAGCTTTAGTCAGCAATGACAGTTGGTCATCATTTATTGAGATCCCAATAGAGCAGCAATTAAAAAAGATCATCGAGA GAAACTATTCGCTAATTGAAGACACATTTCATAAAGCATTGGATCATATCTCAATGGATAAGTATACAGATATAACCTCTGGAGACTTGTACAAAAATCTAGTGTCAA ATGGCATTCCAGTTTTTCATTCATCTGGCTACTCATTCTGGCCTCTATACTTATCCATAAATGAGCTACCCTTCAAACTGAG ATTTGTTCAAGAAAACCGTGTATTTGCTGGGTTGTGGTATGGATCTGTGAAGCCCGACATGACAATATTTTTGAAACCAGTTGCCAAAGAGTTACAGAAGCTTCAACAAGAAG GTATTGTTATTAACCAGTCTCAGCTTGTCTGGAAAGTGTTTCTACTGTGCTTTGTGTCAGATTTGCCAGCAAAAGCATTGGTGTTAAACTTCATTCAATTTAATGGATACTGGGGATGTAGTAGATGTTTGCAAAAAG